The DNA region GTTTTTGTGAAAATTGATATAGGTTTGAATCGGGTCAATATCCTCAAACAAGCTTGGATACAAAGCTTTGGCGATGTATTGGATCATTGCAGCATCGGCTAAAGTCCTTGAAGCACCCATATAAAGTCCGTAAAGTCTATTGTCCTTTATGGCAGGTAATGCACTCCAACCCGGTCTATTTTTATACGCTTCTAATCTTCTCAAAGCTTCTTTTTCTTCGATATTAAAGCCCATTACCATCGCTTCTTTATTTTTCTTAAGCTCTGTTTCTCTTCCTGCTATCATAATCACATCAGGCTTAGAAACGATCACTTGCTCAGGATTAATAGGCGCCCATTGTTTGACAAAAGGAGCCGCGATATTATCACCGCCTGCTAAATCAATGAGGCTTCCCCACATATCTTTTCCGTAAGTAAAGCCCGTTTCATTTGGACCTTTATTGCCAAATTCTATGTAAATTTTAGGTTTAGGAAGTTGAGCCTTTTCTATCCTGTTAGCAACTTCATTTGCGGTATTTTTGTAAAATTTCACAAGTTCTTCAGCTCTTTTTTCTTCCCCTGTAATCACTCCTAAAAGCTCTGTGCTTTTAGCGTGAAGTTCGACTTTTTCCTTATTATAATCTAACACGATGATAGGAATATTCGCTTCCATAATAGGTTCTAAGTCAAATTCTAAAACTTGATATTGCCACGCCGCTAAGATAAGCAAATCAGGCTTTAAAGAAAGAACTTTTTCCACAGAAAAGGTCCCTACTTCAACCTCTCCAAAATCAGCAAGCGTGTCTAATTTCGGTAAAGCTTTTTTATAAACTTCCCAACTAGCAGGCGTCCAATCCGTCCATACTGCTTTAGAAAAACCGACAACTTTATCTAAAGACTTTGTCCCTCCAACGGCTAAAAAATCTGTATAGTAAAAGCCTAAAGCTATGCGTTTAAGAGGTAAGTTAAGCTTAACTTCTCTATCTAAAACATCTTTGACAATAAGTTCTTTAGAAAAGCTAAAAGAAGTAATGAGCATTAAAAATAATGCAACTTTGAAAATTTTTCGCATCTTATCTCCTTATAAATAATGATAAATAATTTCATTTTAAAAATTAAAAGCGTATTGTATTTTTTAAAAACTTATAATTTAATAAATTTTTTAATAAGTATTATCATTATTTAAAGATGAAAATTTTTTTGAGTTAAATTTAAAAAGCGTTTTAAAATTAGCGTTAAAATTTATCTTAAAATTAAAGGAGTAAAAATGCCTATTGTTAATATTAAACTTGCAAAACCTGCTTTAAGTAAAGAGCA from Campylobacter upsaliensis includes:
- a CDS encoding ABC transporter substrate-binding protein, whose protein sequence is MRKIFKVALFLMLITSFSFSKELIVKDVLDREVKLNLPLKRIALGFYYTDFLAVGGTKSLDKVVGFSKAVWTDWTPASWEVYKKALPKLDTLADFGEVEVGTFSVEKVLSLKPDLLILAAWQYQVLEFDLEPIMEANIPIIVLDYNKEKVELHAKSTELLGVITGEEKRAEELVKFYKNTANEVANRIEKAQLPKPKIYIEFGNKGPNETGFTYGKDMWGSLIDLAGGDNIAAPFVKQWAPINPEQVIVSKPDVIMIAGRETELKKNKEAMVMGFNIEEKEALRRLEAYKNRPGWSALPAIKDNRLYGLYMGASRTLADAAMIQYIAKALYPSLFEDIDPIQTYINFHKNYLPVIPEGTFGVQAK